From a single Leopardus geoffroyi isolate Oge1 chromosome E1, O.geoffroyi_Oge1_pat1.0, whole genome shotgun sequence genomic region:
- the PVALEF gene encoding parvalbumin-like EF-hand-containing protein: MDEDFSSQMKKMALAMGTSLSDKDIELLPTDMRHHGSFNYLKFLEYMQKFQASGQLESAIRQAFQTLDKDKSGFIEWNEIKYILSIAPSSTPTAPLTDEEAEAVIQVADTDGDGRIDFEEFSDLIKKEKVPKKK; this comes from the exons ATGGACGAGGACTTCTCCTCTCAGATGAAGAAGATGGCCTTGGCCATGGGCACGTCCCTGTCAGACAAGGACATAGAGTTGCTGCCCACGGACATGAGGCATCACG GCTCCTTCAACTACCTCAAGTTCTTGGAGTACATGCAGAAGTTCCAGGCCTCGGGGCAGCTGGAGAGCGCCATCCGCCAGGCCTTCCAGACTCTGGACAAGGACAAGAGTGGCTTCATCGAGTGGAATGAGATCAA GTACATCCTGTCCATCGCCCCCAGCAGCACGCCCACCGCCCCGCTGACGGACGAGGAGGCAGAGGCCGTGATCCAGGTGGCAGACACGGATGGGGACGGCAGGATCGACTTCGAAG AATTTTCTGACTTGATCAAAAAGGAGAAAGTTCCAAAGAAGAAGTAA